Genomic window (Enterobacteriaceae bacterium 4M9):
GGCGCAGCGAAGTCAAACAGCGGTCCCTGTACCGGCGCGCCGGAGATTTTGGTCTGGTTAGCGATGCCGATGCGTCTCAGTTCTTCACCTACCGGAACCGGGTTTTCTGGTTCTTTGCCTGTGACGTCGGTGATACCGCGCTGTTTACGCGCCTCAAGCACCTTCATCAGTTCACTGAGTGCGTTGAGGCTGCGTGGGAAACCGGTATAGGCATAAAGCTGCACGAGAATTTCTTTGCTTTCATTGACCGTCAGCCCGGCATCCAGCCCCTGGTTCAGCGCCGCGTTGAGTTTCTCCATCTGGCTGGTTGCCATTAGCGCGGCAATAAGAGGTATGGCCTGCTGGCGCGCAGACAGCGTGTCAGGCACCGGCTGCTGCTGCGGCGCTTGTGCTGCGGTTGCCGTAAGGCCGCCGCTGAATACCAGTAGCATCATCGCGAGTAGATTAACGCGCAAGATATTGTTCATCCGTCACTTTCTCCATCCATTGCACATTTTTGCCATCCACCGTGCCGGTTATTGCCAGGTGCGTCATGGCGCTGTCGGGCGCGGCACCGTGCCAGTGCTTTACACCTGGCGGGCATGACACCATATCGCCCACGCGGATAACCTGTACCGGTTGGCCTTCCTCTTGCGTCAGGCCCACGCCAGCGGTCACTATCAGCCGCTGGCCTGCCGGATGGGTGTGCCAGGCCGAGCGCGCGCCGGGTTCAAAGGTGACGTAGCCGCCGGAGGCGTGAATGTCTGGACCCGCCGGAAACAGCGGCGCCACCACAACCTGGCCGGTGAAATTCTCTGGTGCGCCGTAAACGGCGCGCTGGCTATCTGCCGGGGTAATTTTTACTTGTGCATCCTGCGACTGGGCAGAAAATGCGCACAGTGTCAGCAACAGTGAGAGGTAATGTGTTTTTCCCGTCATGCAATGCGTCCTTTTGATGAATGAAATGAAGGGCATGAAGGGATTTTAGCGCCAGCAGCATGTCGCCAGGCTGACGCTTGCCTGACAAAGCTGTCAGGTGGATAAGGGAATGCTCGTTTCGCTTTGAGTGAGTGCTATCGTCTCTTGTAATGGCGTAGCGTCAGGCCGCAGTGCAAACGTTAGCCCAAAGGTATTGATGCCCCCTTCGCTGTGCGCAAAAACATCGCCCTGGTGCATGATGGCCACCGCCCGCACAATCGACAAGCCCAGGCCATGGTGGGTATCGCTTCTGGCGCGGGAGGAGTCCACACGATAAAAGCGCTCAAACAGGCGGTGCAAATGGGCAGGCGCAATTGGCTCGCCGGGATTCGAAACCGCCACGCGGGCCTGGTGATTCTGCTCGCTCAGTTGCACGGTCACGGTACTTTGCGCCGGTGAATGCCGGGCGCTGTTTTCCAGCAGGTTGGCGAGCGAGCGGTGGAATAAGCGCCGGTCAATATGGGCGAGCACATCGCCGGTCACCTCAAGCTTCAACTGCTTTTCAGCAAACGACGGCTCAACGTATTCTGCCGTTTTCAGCGTTTCTTTACGCAGCGACACCTGCGTGAGCTGCGAGGCATGTTCACCCGCGTGAGCGTGAGACAGGAACAGCATGTCGTTCACGATAGAGGTCATGCGCTCAAGCTCTTCGAGGTTTGAGCCTAACAGTTCTTCAAGTTCCTCATGCGAACGCCTGCGGGCAAGCCCCAGTTGCGTCTGACCAATCAGATTGGTCAGCGGGGTGCGCAGTTCATGGGCCACGTCGGCGTTAAAGCTGTCGAGCTGCCGCCAGGCGATTTCCTGGCGTTCCAGCACGCCATTAAAGGAGTGCGCCAGTTGCTGGAGTTCTTCAGGCAATGCGGCGGTGTCCAGGCGTTGGCCGTGGCACCCCGGCGCCAGCTGTTGTGCCTGTTTGCCGAGTGCGCCAACCGGGCGCAGGCCAATGCGTGACACCAGGTAGCCCAGCAGCGCGGCGAGCAGCACGCCAAATGCGGCAACGAGCAGCAGCCGGTGTGTGAAGGTCTCCAGCGTGCTCATATAGGGCGTGGAATCAATGGCGACAATGTAGCGCAGCGCGGGCCGCGCGCCGTTGGCCGGTATGGTTTTCACTAAAATATAAAGCGGGCAGGCATCTTTAGTTGCACCGGGCATTTTATTAAAGCCCTCGTGCAACACCGACCACTGCACACCGACGGGCGGCGCGCCGCCCACGTTAAAAACGGGATTATCGCTGACTATCCAGTAGCGCACGCGCTCGCCTTCAGAGTTGGCCAGCCCGGTGAATTTATTGGCAAGCGTTGGCCAGCCGTGCGCGGAGGCGCGCGCCGTTATCCACGGGCTCATCAGTGATTCGCGAAACAGCAGTTCGTTGTGCATCTGTTTTTGCAGTGAGTCGTACAGCGAGGTGCGCATCAGCACGCCAATCGCCGAGACAATCAACAGTGCAGATAGCGCAAACATCAGCGCCAGGTGCTTTGAGATGGAGCGTTCAGGCAGGCTTTTTTCTTTCACTTAATCTGCCCTCGCTTCAAGCACATATCCCATGCCGCGCACCGTGTGCAGCAGTTTTGCGGCAAACGGCGCATCAACTTTGGCGCGCAGGCGTTTAATGGCGACCTCGACCACGTTGGCATCGCTGTCAAAATTCATATCCCACACCTGCTCGGCTATCATCATTTTCGACAAGATCTCGCCCTGGTGGCGGGCAAGCAGACTCAGCAGAGAAAACTCCTTGGCGGTCAGTTCCAGCCGGGTGCCCGCGCGAAATACGCGCCGGGCCAGCAGGTCAAGGTGCAGGTCGTGAATATGGAGTTGCGTGATATCGGCGCCATCGGTGGTGCGTCGGCGTACCAGCGCCTGAATACGTGCCACAAGCTCAATGAGTGAAAACGGTTTGGGAAGATAATCATCAGCACCAAGACGCAGCCCTTTAACGCGCTCATCCACCGCGCCACGGGCCGACAACATTAACACCGGCGTTTGCTTGCAGGCGCGCAGGCCTTCCAGCACCCGGTAGCCGTCCATGCCTGGCAGCATCACGTCAAGAATAATGGCGTCGTAGTCAATTTCCAGCGCGTAATGCAGGCCTTCGACACCGTCTGGCGAGACATCCACCTTAAACCCTGACTCTCCCAGCGCCCGGCTAAGATAGGTTGACGTTTTTTCTTCATCTTCCACTAACAGTAGTCTCATCCTGTTTTCCTCATTACGCGTTTTTATTGCCGATGATGCCAGACGATAATAAGGCTTCGCCCCCGACACCAGGCTGACAATTTGCTGACATTTTTGTCAGCAAAGCACCTCGCAAGCTGACAGCATTGTTATTCTGCCGTCACGATGCTGACAGGTGGGGCTCTCTACTCTGATGCGACATATATCGCATTCGCGCCAGACAGGTGCACACCAGGGAGAGACTCATGAAATTCACGTTGTTGGCGGCCCTGCTGCTGACGGGCATCGCCCCAGCCCTTGCCGCCGATTATCGACAAAATCCGTTCACACTGACCTACGACGGTGCAATCACCGCTAATGTGCCGGGCAGGGTCAACATCCATCAAGTAAAATACGACCTGAACGGCATTCAGATTGCTGCAAATGTCTATACGCCGGCAAATTATGACCCGGCCAAACAATATCCTGCTGTTGTTGTGGCTCATCCTAACGGCGGCGTGAAAGAGCAGGTAGCCGGGCTGTACGCCCAGCGCCTTGCCGGGCACGGCTATATCACTATTAGCGCGGATGCGGCTTCTCAGGGGGCCAGCGGTGGCATGCCGAGAAACGTTGATAAACCGGCAAACCGCATTGAAGATATTCACGGTATGGCCGATTACCTGAGCCAGTATCCCGGTGTGGATGCTGCCCGCATTGGGCTGCTGGGAATTTGCGGCGGCGGGGGATATTCACTCCAGGCGGCACAGACCGATAAGCGCATTAAAGCGCTGGCTACGCTCAGTATGTTTGACTCAGGCCTGGTGCGCCGTAACGGTTTTCAGGATAGCCAGCTTGCCACCGTCCAGCAGCGTCTGGCGCAGGCAACGCAGGCGCGCATTCAGGAGGTGACGACCGGTGAAGTGAGCTATTCCGGGGACGCGACGCTCACCGAGGCGCAAATTGCCAAACTGCCGTTTACGCTTTATCGCCAGGGCTACGAATACTACGGCAAAACCCACGCCCATCCGAACGCGACCTTTCGCTATACCACCAGTAGCCTTATGGCGTTAATGCGCTTTGATGCGCAAAGCAATATGGCGCTTATTAACCAGCCGCTGCTGATGATGGTCGGCACCAAAGCCGATTCGCGCTACATGACCGAAAGCGCCTTCAAAAAGGCGACTGGCACGCGCAATAAGGAGCTGTTTTTGATTGATAACGCCACACATATCGATACCTATTGGGTGCCGCGCTACGTTGATCTGGTAACGAACAAGCTGACGACTTTCTTTGGTAGCACACTGTAATGTCTGCCGTGGGGCCGGGCGAGGACAGCGTCAGGCGTGTATCCGGCATTATCAATGCCGGTATGGCCGCAGGCGTAAATGGTGAACATGGGTCAGCCAGGTGGTGTCATTGAACGTGCGTCATTGGCACTATGGCGCTTTTTTCGGGGATGCGCCCGAGTAGTGCTTATAAAGCCGGGGTATATCACTTTCACAGGGTTCAGACACTGGGCAGGTTTCTTAGGTTTGCCATTGTCTGTCTGTGGCGCTGGTTTTAGCGCCAGGACATTGCACCCGGAGATATTGTCGCGCCCGAGCGGGAAGATAATTGTGGGCGATAACACCCATCTTTATTTTGTATGACTTTTGGGAGGGCGTGATTAAGCCGGGCCAGCACGGTGTTGTTTGAGTGCGGTTGTTATGCGCTTATTAAATTTTCATTTAAATTTCCATGAAAATTCTTAACAAAATAGTGTGTCTGCTGGTCATGTGATGCTTTTAGCACGGCAGGACAGGTTTAACCTGCGAGATATCATCATTAACTTAAAGAATAAGTTAATGATGGAATGGCCTATTGATTTGATTAACTTTCCTGTCTTAGCGATAAGTTTTTGATTTGTGCGGCGAGGAAAGGGCAGAAATGCCTCGTTTTACTACTAAAGTTAATGATTTTCATCTATTTCTATGGGTGGAAAGTTGAGTCTTGATAGGGTGATGACACTTCTTTTTATAGTGTAACTCTTCTAATGGTTAATGTTGTTTATCGAGAATGAATTTATCTTAACCAGGTGGGCAATGTGTGGGTTGCGATTTATCCTGGTGTATTATTTTGGTTATTCATATTGTTTTGGCGTTTTAATCTGCCTTTGAGTCATTTCGTTGGGATTATTAGCGGTTGTTTTTTGTAAAAGGTTTTTGCTCTCTGTTATTTTGTTTTTTAATGTTTCTCATATTGTTGCGATGCGAAAATAGAAGGACGCCAGGGAGGTTCTAATAAAAATATTACTCTATAACGCCAGCCCGTTAGCCATCCTGATGAATTTTTTGTTTGGAGGTGGACTTGGCGGGAATGTGTGATTATTATTGTGACAATACTTAATTTTAAAATTCATCTTAATGCAGAGACAAGGCCGGCGCTAAACTGGAAATGCGCAGCTCAGCCTATACTTATTTTTTCTGATAACCCTGGCATTACACATATTATTATTTTAAAGTGAAAAGGCATGCATATTAATGCTGTCAGGATGGTGTTGCTTTTGCCTTTCAGGATGTAAAGGCGCTATTTCCTTCGCGACGTAAGGGAATAAAGGATAACAGGGAGCGTGTTTCTCTCTAATACCCTTCTTTCCTGAGTCCTTTATTGTTCACTGAAACTAAGCTGCCGTCTCCTGGCGTCTTTGTTTGGGTTACTGCTGTCTGCTTGAAACTATTTTCAAGCGTGACAAACGCAAATATTGCTGTTGACTAAACCCGCATTAAGATGCCGGGTTATCAGGCTATGCCTGGTAATGACTGTGTTTAAAATCTGTGCCAGAAGCGGCGAGGTTTCAATAGGGATTTATCACTTTTAGAAATATTAGTCTTCACAGGTGGGTTTTAAACGCCTTGTGAAAACTGATGTAAATGAAGTATCGAGTAATAAAACATCACTAGAGGTGGAAATGAAAAGGACTCAAATTAAGCGCGGCTTAATAAAATTCAATCCTATCGCAGCATCTGTTTTGCTTTCTCTTCCGATGCTGGCTAATGCCGCAGTCACGATGACGAATGGCACAGTGGGCGCGGCAAACGGCGTACCGGTTGTTAATATTAACGGCGCCAATGCTAACGGTATTTCTCATAATATCTACAGCAAGCTGGATGTGGGTAAAGAAGGCCTTATCTTCAACAATAGCCAGAATGGCGTGAATACCACCCTGGCAGGTCAGATTGCTGGTAACAGCAACCTGGCATCAGGCACGGCTAAAGTCATCCTTAACGAAGTCACCTCCACCAGCAAATCTGCGCTTGCGGGTATGATGGAAGTGGCCGGTGATAAAGCCCACCTGATCATCGCTAACCCGAACGGTATCTCCTGCTCCGGTTGTGGCTTTATCAACACGGATAAAGTAACGATGACCACCGGTACGCCGGATATGCAAAACGGCGAGCTGAAAGGCTTCTCTGTGAAAAAAGGGATAATCACCACTGAAGGTGTGACCTCTGACTCACCGACCGCCATCATGGCGCGTTCTGTCGTGGTTAATGGCGATATTAATACCTCCGGCCAGTCGCTGGATATCATTGCCGGTAACAACTACGTCGATATGAATAACCAGGTAACGGGTTCGGTGACCGCTTCTGGTTCACGTAACACCTACAGCATCGACGTGTCGAAACTGGGTGGTATGTACGCTAACCGCATTTCCCTGGTCAGCACCGAAAACGGTGTGGGTGTACGTAACCTGGGGAACATTGCTGCGGGCACTGGCGGTATTCAGATTGATACCAAAGGTCAGCTCATCAACAGCAATGCGCAAATTGCATCCACTGGCGCTGTCAGCGTGAAAACCAACGGTGCGCTGCAAAACGTGACCGGTAAGATTCTGAGCGACAAGACCATCAGCATTGACACCAACAAAGGTGCCATTACCAACACGCGCGCAGGTAACATCATGTCTGGCGCTGACGTTTACGTCAGCAGCGGAGCGCTCGACAACACCAACGGTAAAGTGGCCGCAACCGGTACGCTGGCGCTGAACACCAATAACGCAACCCTGACCAACAGCGGCAAAGGCAACACGGTGGGGATTGAAGCGGGTATTGTTGCACTGCAGACCGGTACGCTCGACAACCGCAATGGCCAGATTAAAGGCTATTACGTTGGCGCTTCTTCTACCAGCGTGAACAACAGCAACAAAGGGCAGATTGATTCCTGGGGCGACGTTGACCTGGTCAGCACCGGCACCGTGAACAATACCGGCGGTCTTATCCGTGCGGCAACGGGCCACGTACTGATTGATGCGGCGAAAGCCACCATCAACAACGGCTCGACCAAATCTGGTGATACCAACAGCACTGACTCACTGGGCATTATCGCCGGTGACGGCGGCATTCAGATTTCGGCCGCTACGCTGAATAACTCCGGTGGCCAGATTGTTAGCTCAGGTACCGCAAGCATTCTGAACACCGCAGCGCTCAACAACACCAGCGGTAAAATTCAGACTGAGAAAGGCGTGTCCATCAAAGCCGCGTCTATGACTAACAGTGAGGGTTCTACCACCTCTAAAGGCGATATCAACGTTGAAACGTCGGGCGCTATCACGAACCGCATTGGCGCGTACTCTTCTGAAGAAGGCGCGGTGAACATCAAAGCGGGCAGCGTGAATAACACCGCCGGTCTGATGCAGGCGAATGATATCAGCATCACGTCTACTGGCGCAGTCAACAACAGCACCGCGTTGATAGTCGCCAAAAACAACGTCACCATTAATACCAAAGGCGCGCTGTCTAACCAGAACAGCAACAACTTTGGTGGCTGGTATGGCGTGTACTTCGGTATGCCGAATCAGGAAGGTGGCCTTGTGGGCGGTGGCTCTGTGGATATCACCGCAGCCAGCGTGAACAACGACAGCAGCCGTATTGTTGCCAAAACTGGCCCGCTGAAAATGAACGTCAGCGGCACTATCTCCAGCAGCCGCAGCATGCTGATTGGCGGCGCAGGTGAAAACAGCATCAAAGCTAACACCTTAACCACCAACTACTCCACCATCTATAGCTCCGGCAACATGGGGATTGATGTCAGAACGCTGAACATGTCCAGCAACGGCAACCTGCTCGACAACAACGCCACTGGCATCATCTCATCAGACGGTGAACTGGCTATCAACCTTGGCACCAGCTTTACCAACTACGGCTGGATCAACGGCAAGCAGAAAGTCACGGTTAAGTCAGATGGCATTCTGTACAACCGCAACACCATTTACTCCAACAACGAAGTTGATGTTTACGGTAAAACGGCCGTTTACAACTACAACGACATGGTAGGTGATGCGAAGCTGACCGTTGGTTCAACCGGCACTATCTATAACTCCAGCAACATGTACACCCAGGGTGCTGCTTACGTTACGGGTAGAACAGTCACCAACACCGGTTCTTCTGCTTATCTCGGCGGCAAGCAGGGTCTGACCCTGAATGCGACGACGGTAAACGGCAACGGAACTTACGTCGGTCTGTAATATCACTGTTAAATCTAAAGCAGCAGCCTCGCTGCTGCTTTTCTTAACCCTGAAGCCACACTATGAATAGCAGAATAAAATTACTCGTGCTTTGTCTTGCCTTTGGCTGTCATTTTCAGGCCGTGGCTGAGGTTAACTTAGACCGATTTATCAGGGCGCAGGACGATATCGATAAAAGTACCCGTCAGGAAAACCGGGTGGTAAAAAAAGACGTCTATTCCAGTGTGGAAAATAAGGCGTTAACGGGCAGTGAACTGCCGGTGGAGGAGAACTGCATTACGCTCAATGAGCTGGTGCTGGAAAATGATTTTCTCAATGATGCCGGGCTTAAAAAAATAAAATCAACGATTGCCGGGCAATGCCTGGGTGTGAAAGGTATTGAGGTTCTTTCCACTAACATCCAGGACCATTATATTAATGCAGGCTACGTGACCACACGGGTGACGATTCCAGACCAGGATTTATCGTCCAAAAAACTCGTACTTTCTGTGGTGCCGGGGCGTGTAGAGCGAATTATTATCGCCAATAACGACGTGCGCGACTGGATATTGCCGTTTAAAAGCGGCGAAATACTCAATATTCGCGACCTGGAGCAGGGCCTCGAAGTATTGCAAAAGGTGCCTGGGCTGGATGTGAAAATTGGCATTGAGCCAGCAAGCCAGGAAGGTTACAGCAATATTGTTATCAGCACCGGGCGCAAAAAGAACTGGAACGTCAGGGCATGGGTCAATAACTGGGGCGATGAAGCAACAGGTAAACGCCTGGCCGGTGGCGCAGGTTATTTGTATAACCTGGCAAAAATGAATGATGTGTTTTATGTCTCAGCGTCTAAGAACGTTGAGCACGTTAACGGTGGTTATAAAAGCTTCAGCTCTTATTACTCCGTGCCGTTTGGCTACTGGGACTATGAAGCCTTTTACAGTAACAGTGAGTCCAGGCAGGCGGTGGGCGAGAGAAGCCTTGGCCTGAAATATATTGGTAAAAGTGAATACTTCAGCCTGAAAGGCACGCGCGTACTGTATCGTGACCAGGTCAGAAAAATTGCCGCCAGCGCAGAAGTGATTAAGCGCAACGTTGATTACCACATCAACGAAGTGGAGCTTGAGTTGCAAAAAAGGAACATGACCAATTTGCGCTTTGGCCTGAACTACAAACAGAATTTTACCGGTGCTTTACTGGATAGCACGCTTTCCTGGCAGCGTTTTGTACCGTGGTTTGGCGCAAATGAGACTGCCGATATGCAGACAGGGGATGTCAGCAAAGAAAGTCACATTTTCAGCCTGGACGTTAATTATACAAAATTATTAAACGTTAAAATGGTTGACGCTTATTACGATTTAAAATTTAATGCACAATATTCACCCGGTTCGTTGACGCTACAGGATCAGTATTTTCTTGGTAGCCGCTGGAACGTCAGAGGGTTTGAGAACAGCAGTGGCCTTTACGGTAATAAAGGCTTTTACGCCCAGAATAATATTAACTTCATTACCGGCTTTAAAGGCGTTGAGTGGTATGTCGGTATGGATTACGGGCAAATCTGGGGCGACCTCACACAATCAGGCAACTATAACGGTAAGCAGCTTATGGGAGCGGCTACCGGCCTTAAAGGCAATATCAACACGCTGGGGTATGATTTTTCTGTTTCTGCGCCGCTGATTTATCCGAGTGCCATGGATGTGGATAAACTCAACGTTAACTTTAACGTGTCGTATCAACTTTGATATTCAGGGATGATAATGTTTGTTGGAACCGATATTGTAGAAGTGGAGCGGATCAAAAAAGCGATAGAGCGCGGAGGAATGGATTTTCTGCAGCGCGTATTTACTCGCCAGGAAATACTTAAAATTAATCCGGATGACATTGATTATGAGCGCGCCTCCGGATTTTGGGCTGCCAAGGAGTCGGTTGTAAAAGCTGTGGGATTAGGGTTTCGCAATGGCATCCTGTTTCATGACGCTGAAGTTGAACACGACGAATATGGTTGTCCACGATTCCTGTTAACAGGGAAACTAAAAGAAATAATGACGCAGAAAAACATCACGCAAATCGCGCTGAGTATTTCCCATTGTCGGACCCATGCGGTGGCCGTTGCGATTATTTCTTAACTTTAACGGAGTAGAGCGGAAATATGTATAAGTATAACGATCTCAATAACAAGGATGTCCTGGTCACCGGTGCCAGCGGTGATATCGGGTTAGCGATTTGCGCAAAATTTCTGGAGCAGAATTGTCGCGTTTACGCACTTTACCATTCCAATGCAAGCGATCTCGACACGCTTAAAAGCAGCCACCCGCAGGGCGAGAATTTGCATATTTTACAGTGCAACCTGGCCGATAAAGAGGCGGTTATCGCCCTGTGCCAGCACCTGACGGAAAATGTGAAGAAGCTGGATGTGCTGGTGAACAACGCCGGTATTGTGCGCGACAGCCTGTTCGCTGCCATGAGCCTTGAGGATTTCAGTACCGTTATCGACACCAACCTGTTGAGCACCTTTATGCTCACCAAAGAAGCGCTGATGCTGCTGCGCTCATCTGACAGTGCGGCGATTGTTAACGTCGCCTCCATCGCGGCCATTATTCCCAGCGTGGGGCAGAGCAACTACAGCGCCTCAAAAGGCGCGCTGCTCGGATTTACCCGTACGCTTGCCGCCGAGCTTGCGCCACGCGGCGTGCGCGTTAACGCGGTCGCACCGGGCATGATCGAATCCAAAATGGTGAAGAAAGTCTCCCGCACCGTGGTGCGCGATGTGACGAACTCCATTCCGCTCAAGCGTCTGGGTAAATGCGACGAAGTCGCCAATACCATCGTGTATCTGAGTTCTTCGGCTTCCAGCTATATTGTGGGTCAGACCATCGTTATCGATGGCGGCCTGGTGATGCGGTGATTTATGGCTAAATACGCAATCCCCTCAAAAGTCTTTCTGGAAATGGGCGGCTGGCGCCAGCCGCTGATTATGGTTGACCGGATTGATGATTTTAAATACGGCGATAACGGTTATGTGCAGGTGATTAAGCATGTGACCTATAACGAACCTTATCTGCTGGGCCATTTCCCGGAAGACCCGATTATGCCGGGCGTTATTATTTCCGAGATTTTTGGTCAGGCCAGCGAGTATTTTTCATTTCTTTGCGATATCTGCGATATCTGGAAAGCGCAGCATGGCGAAGAACTGAAAACACTACGTGATATTCACGCCCGCGTGGGCGATGAAAACATGCGCCAGATTATCCGCACCCGTCGCTCTCAGGTGCGTGGAGTGCTGGCGGCGCAGAACCTCAAGTTTAAAGATATCGCCTATCCAGGGGATACGATTGAAGTTGTCAGCAAGCTCGCGTTTTCTGACAGCAATGGGTTCAAACATTATTCGGTTTCAGCGCACGTTGGTAAGAAATTGATTAGCCAGGGCACGATTATTAACTTCCGCGAAGTTAAATAACAACACACATGGAGTGACCACATGAACACGATTAAAGAGAACATTGAAGAACGCAAAGCGGTTTTATACACCATCAAAACCGAAATTATTCAGCGTTTGAATATTCAGAAAGATGAATCCCAGA
Coding sequences:
- a CDS encoding cupin domain-containing protein; protein product: MTGKTHYLSLLLTLCAFSAQSQDAQVKITPADSQRAVYGAPENFTGQVVVAPLFPAGPDIHASGGYVTFEPGARSAWHTHPAGQRLIVTAGVGLTQEEGQPVQVIRVGDMVSCPPGVKHWHGAAPDSAMTHLAITGTVDGKNVQWMEKVTDEQYLAR
- a CDS encoding carboxymuconolactone decarboxylase → MNNILRVNLLAMMLLVFSGGLTATAAQAPQQQPVPDTLSARQQAIPLIAALMATSQMEKLNAALNQGLDAGLTVNESKEILVQLYAYTGFPRSLNALSELMKVLEARKQRGITDVTGKEPENPVPVGEELRRIGIANQTKISGAPVQGPLFDFAAPINQFLQTHLFGDIFARDNLDWQSRELATVGALAATPGVESQLLSHTRASMRVGLTANQLRQVAQVLQEHDEEEAATRVEQALQQVVSGTK
- a CDS encoding SDR family oxidoreductase, with product MYKYNDLNNKDVLVTGASGDIGLAICAKFLEQNCRVYALYHSNASDLDTLKSSHPQGENLHILQCNLADKEAVIALCQHLTENVKKLDVLVNNAGIVRDSLFAAMSLEDFSTVIDTNLLSTFMLTKEALMLLRSSDSAAIVNVASIAAIIPSVGQSNYSASKGALLGFTRTLAAELAPRGVRVNAVAPGMIESKMVKKVSRTVVRDVTNSIPLKRLGKCDEVANTIVYLSSSASSYIVGQTIVIDGGLVMR
- a CDS encoding heavy metal response regulator transcription factor, translated to MRLLLVEDEEKTSTYLSRALGESGFKVDVSPDGVEGLHYALEIDYDAIILDVMLPGMDGYRVLEGLRACKQTPVLMLSARGAVDERVKGLRLGADDYLPKPFSLIELVARIQALVRRRTTDGADITQLHIHDLHLDLLARRVFRAGTRLELTAKEFSLLSLLARHQGEILSKMMIAEQVWDMNFDSDANVVEVAIKRLRAKVDAPFAAKLLHTVRGMGYVLEARAD
- a CDS encoding heavy metal sensor histidine kinase, translating into MKEKSLPERSISKHLALMFALSALLIVSAIGVLMRTSLYDSLQKQMHNELLFRESLMSPWITARASAHGWPTLANKFTGLANSEGERVRYWIVSDNPVFNVGGAPPVGVQWSVLHEGFNKMPGATKDACPLYILVKTIPANGARPALRYIVAIDSTPYMSTLETFTHRLLLVAAFGVLLAALLGYLVSRIGLRPVGALGKQAQQLAPGCHGQRLDTAALPEELQQLAHSFNGVLERQEIAWRQLDSFNADVAHELRTPLTNLIGQTQLGLARRRSHEELEELLGSNLEELERMTSIVNDMLFLSHAHAGEHASQLTQVSLRKETLKTAEYVEPSFAEKQLKLEVTGDVLAHIDRRLFHRSLANLLENSARHSPAQSTVTVQLSEQNHQARVAVSNPGEPIAPAHLHRLFERFYRVDSSRARSDTHHGLGLSIVRAVAIMHQGDVFAHSEGGINTFGLTFALRPDATPLQETIALTQSETSIPLST
- a CDS encoding alpha/beta hydrolase, encoding MKFTLLAALLLTGIAPALAADYRQNPFTLTYDGAITANVPGRVNIHQVKYDLNGIQIAANVYTPANYDPAKQYPAVVVAHPNGGVKEQVAGLYAQRLAGHGYITISADAASQGASGGMPRNVDKPANRIEDIHGMADYLSQYPGVDAARIGLLGICGGGGYSLQAAQTDKRIKALATLSMFDSGLVRRNGFQDSQLATVQQRLAQATQARIQEVTTGEVSYSGDATLTEAQIAKLPFTLYRQGYEYYGKTHAHPNATFRYTTSSLMALMRFDAQSNMALINQPLLMMVGTKADSRYMTESAFKKATGTRNKELFLIDNATHIDTYWVPRYVDLVTNKLTTFFGSTL
- the acpS gene encoding holo-[acyl-carrier-protein] synthase, whose amino-acid sequence is MFVGTDIVEVERIKKAIERGGMDFLQRVFTRQEILKINPDDIDYERASGFWAAKESVVKAVGLGFRNGILFHDAEVEHDEYGCPRFLLTGKLKEIMTQKNITQIALSISHCRTHAVAVAIIS
- a CDS encoding ShlB/FhaC/HecB family hemolysin secretion/activation protein is translated as MNSRIKLLVLCLAFGCHFQAVAEVNLDRFIRAQDDIDKSTRQENRVVKKDVYSSVENKALTGSELPVEENCITLNELVLENDFLNDAGLKKIKSTIAGQCLGVKGIEVLSTNIQDHYINAGYVTTRVTIPDQDLSSKKLVLSVVPGRVERIIIANNDVRDWILPFKSGEILNIRDLEQGLEVLQKVPGLDVKIGIEPASQEGYSNIVISTGRKKNWNVRAWVNNWGDEATGKRLAGGAGYLYNLAKMNDVFYVSASKNVEHVNGGYKSFSSYYSVPFGYWDYEAFYSNSESRQAVGERSLGLKYIGKSEYFSLKGTRVLYRDQVRKIAASAEVIKRNVDYHINEVELELQKRNMTNLRFGLNYKQNFTGALLDSTLSWQRFVPWFGANETADMQTGDVSKESHIFSLDVNYTKLLNVKMVDAYYDLKFNAQYSPGSLTLQDQYFLGSRWNVRGFENSSGLYGNKGFYAQNNINFITGFKGVEWYVGMDYGQIWGDLTQSGNYNGKQLMGAATGLKGNINTLGYDFSVSAPLIYPSAMDVDKLNVNFNVSYQL
- a CDS encoding filamentous hemagglutinin N-terminal domain-containing protein, with the translated sequence MLANAAVTMTNGTVGAANGVPVVNINGANANGISHNIYSKLDVGKEGLIFNNSQNGVNTTLAGQIAGNSNLASGTAKVILNEVTSTSKSALAGMMEVAGDKAHLIIANPNGISCSGCGFINTDKVTMTTGTPDMQNGELKGFSVKKGIITTEGVTSDSPTAIMARSVVVNGDINTSGQSLDIIAGNNYVDMNNQVTGSVTASGSRNTYSIDVSKLGGMYANRISLVSTENGVGVRNLGNIAAGTGGIQIDTKGQLINSNAQIASTGAVSVKTNGALQNVTGKILSDKTISIDTNKGAITNTRAGNIMSGADVYVSSGALDNTNGKVAATGTLALNTNNATLTNSGKGNTVGIEAGIVALQTGTLDNRNGQIKGYYVGASSTSVNNSNKGQIDSWGDVDLVSTGTVNNTGGLIRAATGHVLIDAAKATINNGSTKSGDTNSTDSLGIIAGDGGIQISAATLNNSGGQIVSSGTASILNTAALNNTSGKIQTEKGVSIKAASMTNSEGSTTSKGDINVETSGAITNRIGAYSSEEGAVNIKAGSVNNTAGLMQANDISITSTGAVNNSTALIVAKNNVTINTKGALSNQNSNNFGGWYGVYFGMPNQEGGLVGGGSVDITAASVNNDSSRIVAKTGPLKMNVSGTISSSRSMLIGGAGENSIKANTLTTNYSTIYSSGNMGIDVRTLNMSSNGNLLDNNATGIISSDGELAINLGTSFTNYGWINGKQKVTVKSDGILYNRNTIYSNNEVDVYGKTAVYNYNDMVGDAKLTVGSTGTIYNSSNMYTQGAAYVTGRTVTNTGSSAYLGGKQGLTLNATTVNGNGTYVGL